In the genome of Desulfobacterales bacterium, the window ATCGATTTGGGGTTCTGGTAGGCAGATCCCGCAAAAGCCACCATGTATTTGCGCATCTCGTTCATGGGAACGACTTCATCCACCAGGCCATATTTGGCGCAGTAAGCCGGTCTGGAATTATCGTGATATTCCTGGGCCAGCTTGTTCATGCTTTCGATCACGGGTCCCAGTGGCCGGCCGGCTTCTTTTTCCTTGACCAGACGGCGCGAATAGGTTGCCACTGAAGCTGTTTCACCATGCATGACGTAGATCTCCGTGGCGGCCGTGCCCAGCGTAAAGGCCGTGTGCCGGTTGGCGGTGGGCCCTCCCATGATATAATGCGCGGCGGCCGTGCCCTTTCTTAAAACAAACAGCATCATGGGTACATCCGTTTGCTGAATCGAATAGATCAGGCTCTGGCCGAGCCCCAGCAGTTCAGCCTTTTCGGCAATATCGCCCACATCGATCCCGCTGGTGTCCTGGAACCAGACAATCGGCACCCGGTCTCTGCCGCACAGGGTCACAAATTCATTCAACTTGATAAGTCCCTGGCGATAGAGCTTGCCGCCGATACCGGGATAATCGGCGTATTCGGGGTAGCCTTTGCCCAGAAATCCCTGCCGATTTCCGATGCACCCCACCAGGTATCCGTCGACCTTGCACAGGCCCGTATATACCTCCGGCCCATAGTCCGGTCGAAACTCCATCTGTTCGCTGCCGTCCACCAGCCGCGCCAGCACGTCGTCAAAGCTGTATACCTGTTTTTGATTCATGGGTATCAGCCGGTAGATGTCGTCGCTGGAAAATTTCGGCTCTTTGGGTTCAGCCACCCGGAAGAACTTGGGATTATAAGCCGGCATATCCTTCATGTAATCTTTCAGCCCGTCCAAAACTCCTTTTTCTTCTTCATACACATACCTGAAAAAGCCGGTCTCATCATAATGGATTTTTGCCGACCCGGGTGGTTCTACTTTAAATTTTTTCGCAGCGTCGATGAGCTGTTCGGCGCCCTCTTCATCAAAAAATCCCCTGGGCGACATGCCGCTCAAGATTCCGCCGCCCCCCACTGCAATGTTGCAGTCTTTATGGGCAAAAAGGATGGCGGGGCTGATGCCCTGATAACCGCCGCCGGCCGGATTGGTCCCATAGATGCCGGCCAGGACCGGAATGCCGCACTGCGCCAGCTCGGCGTGCCGGAAAAAGGTTGTGCCCGAACCGCGCCGGTTGGCATAAAATTTTTCCTGCTCATCCAGTTTAACGCCGCTGCAGTTCACCAGCCAGACCAGCGGAACATTCAGCCGCTTGGCGAGATCCGTCGCCCGTAAAACATTTTCAGCCTGGCCCGGAATCCAGGCCCCGGCAATGTATTTGTTGTCAAAGCCGATGATAACCGCCCATTTTCCGGAAATTTTAGCAAGGCCGTCGAAAACATTGGTGGTCCCGACTTCATTGTCCATGGGGTTGTATAGGGTGTGCAGCGGGCACCAGGTGCCCGGGTCAACCAGATATTCCAGCCGTTGCCAAACCGTCATCTGGCCGCGCTGGTTGATTTTCTCCGTGGGAAATCCGGCGTTTTTTGCTTTTTCCACGGCTTCGGCAATTTCGCTTTCGGTTTTCTTGACCAGTTCAACATTTTCCTGGGTTCGCTTGATCTGGCCGTCCTTAAGTTCTTTGCCGAAATCCGTCATTTTTTCAAAATAAGATTTCATGGCTTTACTCCCGATCCTGATTTAATACGATTCGCTTTACTATTCGATAACCCCCAAAACATCGTCTTCCTCAACCGTATCCCCTTCTTTGACCTTCACTTCCTTGACGGTTCCACTGCAGGGAGCAAACACCGGTGTTTCCATCTTCATCGCTTCAATGATGATGGCTTCGTCATCCTCTTCCACCTTCTCGCCAACAGAAATGTAAACCTTGAATACTTTGCCCGCCAGCGGGGCCAAAATTTCTTGTGCCATTGTGATTCCTCCGTTTATTAAGTATTATCGTAAAATTGTCAAAAAAACGCCGGCGGCTATCACGGTACCGATGACCCCGGCGACGTTCGGCCCCATGGCGTACATCAACAGATAGTTCTTTTTATCCGCCTCCGCTCCGACCTTGTGCACAACCCTGGCCGCCATGGGTACCGCCGAAACGCCGGCAGCGCCCAGCAGCGGATTGATTTTTTCCTTGGCAAAAAGATTCATGAGCTTTGCCAGAAGCACGCCGGTGGCCGTACTGATCATGAACGCAAACAAACCCAGAAAAAAGATAAATATAACCTTGGGCTGCAGAAACGATTCAGCATTCATGGTGGCCCCAATGGGCAGACCCAGGAAAATCGTAACAATATTGAGCAGCTCGTTCTGGGCGGCATGATTTAACCGCTCCACCACTTTGGCTTCACGGAATAGGTTGCCGATCATAAACATGGCCATGAGCGGCGCTGCCGCCGGAACCAGCAAAATAATCACCAGCGCGGAAACCATGGGGAAAAGAACCTTTTCCAGCCGAGAGACTTTACGCAGTTTTTTCATTTTGATGACGCGTTCTTCTTTGGTGGTCAGCAGCTTCATGATCGGCGGCTGAATAATGGGCACCAGCGCCATATAGGAATAGGCCGCCACCGCACAGCTTCCCAGCATATGGGGCGCCAGTTTGGTGGCCAGAAAGATGGTGGTGGGGCCGTCCGCTCCCCCGATGATACCGATGGTGGCCGCTTCTTTCAGGTCAAAACCGATGGCATAGGCAACAAAAAATGTAATATAGACGCCGGCCTGGGCGCCGGCGCCCAGAAAGATCAAGACCGGACGGGCCAGCATCGGCCCGAAATCGGTCAGGGCGCCAAGCCCCAGAAAGATCAGGGGCGGAATAATTTCCCACTGAATGCCGTAGTGATAAAACCGCCACAAAAGCCCCTCGTGCGGTTTCATCAGGTCGGCCAGGGGAAGATTGGCAAGAACAATTCCGAAACCGATGGGGAGCAGCAGCAGCGGCTCATAATCCCGGGCGATCGCTAGATAGATCAGGGTAAAACCGATGGCCCACATGACGACCATGCCGGGTGTCACAAAAAAGAATCCGGACGTTTTAAACATTGCCAGTGTTTCTTCAATCAGAATCATTTTTCACCTTCGCCGGAATTCAATCGACTGGTCACGCCGGACACGATCTTAATGGAAATGTAAAGAAGCGCCATTCCTAAAAATACACCGCTGATGCCGGCAACGAAAACGCTTAAAGCCTCATACACAACGCATCTCCTTTCAGAT includes:
- a CDS encoding carboxyl transferase domain-containing protein; amino-acid sequence: MKSYFEKMTDFGKELKDGQIKRTQENVELVKKTESEIAEAVEKAKNAGFPTEKINQRGQMTVWQRLEYLVDPGTWCPLHTLYNPMDNEVGTTNVFDGLAKISGKWAVIIGFDNKYIAGAWIPGQAENVLRATDLAKRLNVPLVWLVNCSGVKLDEQEKFYANRRGSGTTFFRHAELAQCGIPVLAGIYGTNPAGGGYQGISPAILFAHKDCNIAVGGGGILSGMSPRGFFDEEGAEQLIDAAKKFKVEPPGSAKIHYDETGFFRYVYEEEKGVLDGLKDYMKDMPAYNPKFFRVAEPKEPKFSSDDIYRLIPMNQKQVYSFDDVLARLVDGSEQMEFRPDYGPEVYTGLCKVDGYLVGCIGNRQGFLGKGYPEYADYPGIGGKLYRQGLIKLNEFVTLCGRDRVPIVWFQDTSGIDVGDIAEKAELLGLGQSLIYSIQQTDVPMMLFVLRKGTAAAHYIMGGPTANRHTAFTLGTAATEIYVMHGETASVATYSRRLVKEKEAGRPLGPVIESMNKLAQEYHDNSRPAYCAKYGLVDEVVPMNEMRKYMVAFAGSAYQNPKSICPQHQMLLPRSIKG
- a CDS encoding acetyl-CoA carboxylase biotin carboxyl carrier protein subunit, producing the protein MAQEILAPLAGKVFKVYISVGEKVEEDDEAIIIEAMKMETPVFAPCSGTVKEVKVKEGDTVEEDDVLGVIE
- a CDS encoding sodium ion-translocating decarboxylase subunit beta, whose protein sequence is MILIEETLAMFKTSGFFFVTPGMVVMWAIGFTLIYLAIARDYEPLLLLPIGFGIVLANLPLADLMKPHEGLLWRFYHYGIQWEIIPPLIFLGLGALTDFGPMLARPVLIFLGAGAQAGVYITFFVAYAIGFDLKEAATIGIIGGADGPTTIFLATKLAPHMLGSCAVAAYSYMALVPIIQPPIMKLLTTKEERVIKMKKLRKVSRLEKVLFPMVSALVIILLVPAAAPLMAMFMIGNLFREAKVVERLNHAAQNELLNIVTIFLGLPIGATMNAESFLQPKVIFIFFLGLFAFMISTATGVLLAKLMNLFAKEKINPLLGAAGVSAVPMAARVVHKVGAEADKKNYLLMYAMGPNVAGVIGTVIAAGVFLTILR